A genomic window from Silene latifolia isolate original U9 population chromosome 11, ASM4854445v1, whole genome shotgun sequence includes:
- the LOC141612906 gene encoding F-box protein CPR1-like, with the protein MTQTTSRRSIPEDLIMEILSWLPGKTLLRFKSASKSFLNLIIRPEFVKLYLHRSRIGKSTTVVLLRSGNNFALADLDQPQRPAVKLDLNPDVINLLAPIRYHPAGKQLYKSKIIGICNGVVCFKKEEEFVLYNLDTRVYKQVPKPNALRRDSASLYYDEFPFNRESRLLYDDEFVYDCISDNFKIFRFLFLKKGSESYVYNLKDNSWLKIGNPPGMRLHRSGNHIASNYLYWIAYNRDSKAKLLVRFDISSNTYEEILLHPRILHSWNPRLGVLNGRLHITKNGKKPEVWMLKEDNCWTFVFRCSTEWEYPLNRCLFYSIDGRKIFLGLRKKVRKFICCDLDSQTTSVVEILGLPEGPTFKALPLK; encoded by the coding sequence ATGACGCAAACAACAAGCCGTAGGTCTATTCCAGAGGATCTTATCATGGAGATCCTTTCATGGCTGCCTGGTAAGACTCTTCTACGTTTTAAGTCCGCTTCCAAGTCATTCCTTAACCTGATTATCCGTCCCGAGTTTGTCAAACTCTATCTACATCGATCACGTATCGGAAAATCTACTACCGTAGTTCTACTTCGTTCAGGTAATAACTTTGCCTTAGCTGATCTCGACCAACCTCAACGTCCCGCTGTTAAACTTGATTTAAATCCCGACGTTATTAATCTCCTTGCGCCGATTCGCTATCATCCGGCCGGTAAACAATTATATAAGTCCAAGATAATAGGTATATGCAATGGAGTGGTCTGTTTTAAGAAAGAGGAAGAGTTTGTTTTGTACAACCTGGACACCCGGGTCTACAAACAAGTACCAAAACCGAATGCGCTTCGCCGCGACTCTGCTTCATTATATTATGACGAGTTTCCTTTTAACCGCGAGTCTCGTTTATTATATGATGACGAGTTTGTGTATGATTGCATTAGTGACAATTTTAAGATTTTTAGATTTTTGTTCTTGAAGAAGGGTTCCGAAAGTTACGTGTACAATTTGAAAGATAATTCATGGTTGAAGATTGGTAATCCACCGGGTATGCGTCTTCATCGATCCGGTAATCATATTGCTAGCAATTATTTGTATTGGATCGCTTATAATAGAGACTCAAAAGCCAAattacttgtgcgttttgatatATCGAGTAACACGTATGAAGAGATATTGCTCCATCCAAGAATTTTGCACTCGTGGAACCCAAGATTGGGGGTTTTAAACGGACGTCTACATATTACAAAGAACGGAAAAAAACCTGAAGTATGGATGCTAAAGGAGGACAATTGTTGGACTTTTGTGTTTCGTTGTTCAACGGAATGGGAATATCCTCTGAACCGTTGTCTGTTTTACTCAATAGACGGACGCAAAATCTTCTTAGGGTTAAGGAAAAAGGTTCGAAAATTCATTTGTTGTGATCTCGATTCTCAAACCACCAGCGTGGTTGAAATTCTTGGTTTGCCGGAAGGTCCTACCTTTAAGGCATTGCCacttaaatag